A section of the Paramisgurnus dabryanus chromosome 4, PD_genome_1.1, whole genome shotgun sequence genome encodes:
- the LOC135785733 gene encoding uncharacterized protein produces the protein MDVMCCKSGTDQGLQDEESTDQTSTESLDSVCNAGDGQQILQTKLKMCSVKLQDCSNFMMDIKTEHTADEYEDQHNDGHDLILSDVKNKLCLDKEITSSTLSCITGGETLSSQRHLQRKHTEQKLCTRSKISFSALQEKKLHSEEHREKKKKKFHCEQCGEDFGSLSHLRFHMRGHNAKKPFYCTECGHYFRTKNSLDSHKRIHTGEKPYKCPHCEKRFSQITNLRTCVYTHQ, from the exons atggatgtgatgtgctgtaaatcaggAACTGATCAGGGCTTACAGGATGAGGAATCTactgatcaaacctccacagagtctctggattctgtctgtaacgctggagatgggcagcagatcctgcagaccaaactcaagatgtgttcagtcaaacTGCAGGACTGCTCGAACTTCATGATGGACATCAAAACTGAACATACAGCAGATGAATATGAAGACCAACATAATGATGGTCATGATTTAATTCTCTCAG atgtgaagaaTAAATTATGTTTGGATAAAGAAATAACGTCCTCGactctttcctgcatcaccGGTGGAGAGACATTGAGCTCACAGCGACATTTacagagaaaacacacagaacagaaactctgCACCAGATCTAAGATCAGCTTTTCTGccttacaagagaagaaacttcattcagaagagcacagagagaagaagaagaagaagtttcACTGTGAGCAGTGTGGGGAGGATTTTGGGTCCTTATCTCATCTGAGATTTCACATGAGGGGACACAATGCTAAAAAACCTTTCTACTGCACTGAATGTGGCCATTACTTCAGAACCAAAAACAGTCTTGATTCTCATAAGAGAATacacacaggagaaaaaccATACAAGTGTCCTCACTGTGAGAAGAGATTTAGCCAAATAACTAATTTGAGGACATGTGTTTACACACACCAATGA